Sequence from the Erythrolamprus reginae isolate rEryReg1 chromosome 2, rEryReg1.hap1, whole genome shotgun sequence genome:
ttctttccatctcaTACATTtcttcctatctctttctctctccatttctctctctctccctatccctttatctctctccatttctctctctccataacTCTACctatccctcttcctctctctctctctttccctatcaatttccttctttccatctcaTACATTTCttcctatccctttctctctccctgtttctctctctttctccccttgtccttttccctctctccatctctctatcatacctctctcctttccctttctccatttctctctcctcctttccccttctctccctattcttttccctctctccataCCTCTCTCCCTAGtcatttccttctccctctctctttccctatccacctctctctctctccctatcccttttcctctctctctttccctatcaatttccctctttccatttctctcaTACCTCTCTCccatttcctttctccctttctctctctccttattCTTTTCCTTCACTCCACACCTCTTTTTGTCTCTCCTGCTCTCTTTCCCTAtcaatttctctctccccctctccctttctctgtctttctctctctccatccatcccatcTATcagtctctccttctccctgtctctgtctctctccatccctccatctatctgCCTGTCAGACAGAATATGGGCATTGGGCTATTTCACGCCTATAAAAATATGGCACAGAAATACAAAGTGTAGAACAGCCAGGTGCACCCATTCTGGAGAGGGGTGGGGggattccctgaggatgggctccagcaccaGCCCAAAACCGTGGAAGGATAAACCTCCAGTTTTGGTGCCCCGCTCAGATCGCATTCTGCAATATCTCCTGGCTTGATATTTCCCCGGGAGATATTATACAAGCGTGCTTCTAAGGAAGAGAGGCCACGGGTTGAATCGGGAGACACGCAGGGCAGTTATCACCCTATAGAAGCCAGAGAACcagcaaagaagaggaagttctCCATTCACAAGTAGCCCCTGACCTGAATCTTCTTGGGCAGCCCAAGGCGGACTCGGAAGTTATTTAACCGGCAGTGGGGGCCTTGATTTGCATTTGAGCTTGGTTGGATTCCTTGCCAAACGTTCAGTTACCCAACTAGGCAACCTcaccagtgctagaagggagggaggggggtttgTGGAGGGAAAACATCAATCTCGTGATGCGCTTTCCCTTGTCTTTAAGCAGATTTATGGTTATGATGATCTTCAGATGCTCCAATCCAGGCTGCCTGTGGTAAGtaacctttcttttaaaaaaacctgatgcTTTTCTCACTTTAAATGTATaattcagggtgtccagcaaacctggaaaacaggggaatcagggaattatcagggaaatcagcagttcaggaaatatcaaggaattatcagggaattggtggaaaaaacggaataaatcgggggggggggacgggacggggacaaactgtattaaaatatttaaaagtcagggaaaaatcatgttaaaagaaAACAGatcatgctgcctggcagagtcaagcaaaaatgagcacaacttgcttcctcagcgaccgatatttctccatggctcagccgtttggtatgacgtcatctaggTCCacaccttaactagattgcacgctacagggaaatgtcatggaatttcaaaatgctttcctccctggacaccctgataaTTGTATCTGGAAAGTGGCATCTAAGTTTCAGCAATTCCTGTGTCTTTAGTTGCAAAATCCAGGGTAGGTTTCCAGTCTTTGGAATTCTGGACTGTTTTCAATAAAAGCTTAACAAATTGTCAAGGGAGTTGGCCGTTAGTTGCAACCAGACACAATCTCTTTTCACACTGCACGGCAACTTTATCTTGAATTTCATGTATGAGTTTTTCCTTCTCACCAAAAAGCCAACTGTTGTGTTACACAGTGGAATGCTCAGAATAGTTTCAGCTGGGTGTATTTATTGGGGTACcagcggctgccagcagtttgacagatcgaatctcagtaggctcagggtTCACTCAaccgtccatccttccaaggtcggtaaaatgaggacacagattgttggggggaatatGATggttctctgtaaaccacttagagagggctgtaaaagcactgtgaagaggtatttatgtctaaatgctattgctattgtgggTTTTTTGTGTCTCACAAGTGTCTCCTCTTTGTGTTCTGGGCCACTGTTGTGTTGCTATTGGGTAAAGGACTAAGCAAAGAGAAGCCTGCTCTTTTATTGAAAGCCAAAAGAAAGATATTTGGAAGGGTAGATCTGAGGAGACTTCACTGACGACTTAGAAGGGGGGACAGGATTGTATTAATAGCTATGTGTGTGCGATGGCAATAAATCCACCTTTATCAGCACTGTGGTAAGTTTGAATGGCCATAAGTCGAGGGCTGTCTGTATAAAAACCGCCTgcaaccgcacgaatcccagtgacctataaggttccacagagttggccttctccgggtcccgtcgattaaacaatgtcgtttggcgggccctaggggaagagccttctctgtggtggccccggccctctggaaccaacttcccccggagattagaactgcccccaccctccctgtctttcgtaaactactgaagactcatttatgccgccaggcatgggggagttgagatattccttccccctaggccattacaagttatgcatggtatgtttgtgtgtatgtttggttttataataagggtttttagttgttttattattggattgtcacatgttgtttttatcattgttgttagccaccccgagtctacggagaggggcggcatacaaatccaataaattattatcatcatcattattattattattattattattattattattattattattattattattattataatgaacAAACTGGGGATTTGTTCCTGGCCTTAACATTTTCTGGAGAGAGCTGAGCCAAAGAACTGGGTTGCAACTGTTGGGAGAGTTTTGCGCATGGGGAAGGCAaccccaccaagtagccacagctgaccactatacctaattgaagtcttcgatgcagcaggctttcttgtaaaaatatattgtaCTTTCTTCTTTATCAAAACACTTTTCTAAATAAGCTATCACCTTTGcatttaaccactataataaactatgcacaatactattatatagctcttattacatccaccacgcaaccactaagcactaaccaccCAGCGCAAACTACTCCATACAAACCACTCTCTACAAACCACTCACTGTAACAAACCCATGCAAGGGTGCTACTCCCTATATATATAGATTACAGCCCATCGGGTTGCAGCataattagcaaacccatgattccATACTGATTATGACTTACATCAGCCTTccctatggttacaaaccatttacttgcattgtaatattacctccagaaataaacttatttctggcaGCAACGTCTGTTTTTTCAGGTCGGGCTTAACTTCGAACAATCCTTAAGGAATAACTAGAGAGCTATCtgtattgctatttatttatttatttatttatttatttattcattcattcattcattcattcattcattcattcatttattagatttgtatgccgcccctctccgtagactctatgcCACCAATAATGTCATTAATAAACTAAAGAGAACCAGTTTGATCTGGTGATGAAGTCACTAGGCTAGAGAATGAGTGTCAGTGagttcctgccttaggcatgagagTTGACaggatgattttgggccaatcaccaggagatggtgagttctagtcccgccttaggcatgaaagctaccTGGGTGActgtgggccaatcaccaggagatggtgagttctagtcccatttagGGCATGAAAGCTGATggaatgactttgggccaatcaccaagagacggtgagttctagtcccgttttagaaagccagctgggtgactttgagccaatcagcaGTAGAcgatgagttctaatcctgccttacatatgaaagccagctgagtgactttgtgccaatcactaggagattgccataggttcaccatcaccatcactatAGTCTCTTTTTCTCAAAAGCCCACTTTTATTTCAAAATGCAGCAttgcaaactaaataaataacagaacGCGTAAAAACTATTGAAAAAGTCCAGTCGATGCAACTCAGTTCAAAATAGAAGTTTAATAgtttaacaaatatatatatgtaaataaaagcagggtttcaataaataaataaataaatatataaatatattaaaaagatgcTTCAGATCTTCATTCCCTCGGTCAGTCTGTCCATATATGTGAAAACCATCTGGATTTCATGTCTTAGAAACTGCTGGGTGCACCCGTCAAGTCCCTTTTCTTCCAGGAAATTCCGGATGCTGCGGAAATACTTCTTCAGTTGCAGCTTGTTCATCCATTCGTCCTTGTTTTTCCCCGGTGTCGGTTTTCCTCCTTCGAGGCACCGCTGGATCCTCTGAGTTTGCGCATGCAACTGTTCAAGGAACCTAGAATCACAAAACAGAAGgagaaatgtctatggagattctcaaccatccaggtcatgtgtacagtgttccctcgattttcgcgggggatgcgttccgagaccgcccgcaaaagtcgaatttccgcgaagtagagatggggaagtaaatacactattttgggctatgaacagtatcccaagtcttcccttaacactttaaactcctaaatttacaatttcccattcccttagcaaccatttagattattactcaccatgtttatttattaaagtttattttaaaaaatgttttttaaaggcagatgaaagtttggcaatgacatatgacatcatcgggcgggaaaaaacgtggtataggggggaaaaacgtattttttaattaatatttttgaaaaaccgtggtatagacgttccgcaaagttcaaacccgcgaaaatcgagggaacactgtatactgataATTAAACAAGCACAGAGTCTCCAaaacctatttttattttaacggTGGTCAATTATGTTTATACTGAAACACGAATTGAatcaagttgcttcctgcaaggaGCACATCTGTTTGCCCCTCTTTTAGGTCCTGTGGGAGAGGCTAATCATCtctgttaagtgttaaggagCATGCAGAGTAATCTCTGAGAAGTCAAAGATACACTTACACAGAGGTCactacaatgcaaaaaggatgttgagactctagaaagagtgcagagaagagcaacaaagacagggctaaaacatatgaagaatggttgcataaATTGGGTGTGtctaagtttaatgaaaagaagaaccatgatagcactcttccaatatctcaggggttgccacaaagaagagttgtGGGTCAAGCTAtcccccaaagcacctgagggcaggacaacaagcaatgggtggaaactaaacaaggagagaagcaacttagaactaaggagaaattttccgacagttagaacaattaatcagggaaCAATTTGCTTCCAtaagttgtgaaggctccaacactggatgtttttaagcagatgttcttcctttggcagcaactctcctcttcctcttcttcctcctcctcccacccaaattctaagcttttatttctttcctaatgggtttgcatacattagttgcttttacattgattcctaagggggaaaattgcttcttttaccccccccccccaaaaaagagggtgaaaacttgggcaCCTCTTATGCACCACATGCagcccccacccagccacccccaaagagtaatttacttccttgcagcaaacagcagcagagcctcatTAGCACCCAATTATCTGAATAATTATCTGAATTAGTCACtgaattctctgcctcccgagacTGAACGGATTGCTTGAAGTTGCCAGGCAGCCCGTGTGACAAATGCAAAGCGAAACTAAAAGTGCACAGAGGCAAAATGCTGCCGGGGCTGTTGGTTTTTTTCTGCCAGGAGGTAAGTCACTGACCATAAATGCCTGTAGAATGTTCAAGTCactagacttatttttttaaaggctgctttattattgttctagacaacttaacaaactgaagaagctttttaaaacaaatgcttgatctgaagaggcccagggctattgtatcttattttaaatagcagagaatacttccagaaagccacatcaattttaaagatccgTAAAAGTATAGTCTGCAATGTCCTGTTTttgtattaagtattagtattaagatagggcagctgagttaaaccttgacttagtcattcgggtttggagtagatctattctgccgcacaaatcccagcgaccagttaggtcccacagagtgggccttctccgggtcccgtcaactaaacaatgtcggttggcgggccccaggggaaaagccttctctgtggcggccccggccctctggaaccaacttcccccagagattagaattgctcccaccctccttgcctttcgtaagctcctcaaaacccacctctgccgtcaggcatgggggaattaagatgatctttccccctaggattctacattttatgcatggtatgtttgtgtgtatgattggttttatagaagggtttttagctgttgtattggatttttacattctgttttttgtcactgttgttagccgccccgagtccacggagtggggcagcatacaaatccaataaataaataaaataattgggaAGAGTTGGTGTGATTACATGTAAGAAAACCTTCTGGCAATACtctactgccataatgtacatttctccaattcttgggtatttctgtgggtcaggcacacatgcccagaaatacacagcaaacagtgtgtaACATctatactgtttgctgtttgtAAAGTTACTAGGAGACGGAGGCCTTttgtccttgttttcctcccccaaaaccaaggtgcgtcttatagtccgaaataTACCATCTTCAATGGACATTATAAATATCAAAATGAAACATAAACCTGCACCCTTCACATTCTACACCAGTTTGTGAAAAGTCACCAACTTTTCTGACCTCAGGGAGCACtgtattcataattttaaatcctgcagatCACTACtatgtgttttttaaaagataatagtATTTAGTGGaattttctgtggaccaccaaaattttcttgtggGCCACCATTTGGTGACTGCTGTTCtgtacaattgaattgaaaacccctgatatcatatatctctctatctagtctgtctgtctatatctatctgtctgtctatctatttaataatgaataattattcataaattatttatttaacaatgtccagttgctttttaaaaaacgagAAGGGAGAAGAAATAACTACTTTTCTGCAACCCCTTTGACTCcctacctttattattattattattattattattattattattattaaatagatttgtatgccgcccctctccgtagactcggggtgactcacagcaataacaaaaaacaatgtacaacaaatctaatatttaaaaatatctaaaaaccacttattaaaaaa
This genomic interval carries:
- the LOC139163266 gene encoding interferon type A1/A2-like, which codes for MAERKAGTISDSSMPSKRTPCPMGLLCLMFLLAVPASGLNCSLLKLQQKRTNRQSVELLKEMKGRLPAECLHKMPALSFPVKILEIRQPRSATKAVLEILQGILHLLKEDHLWVAWEATLRKSFALHLSHGLPGNFKQSVQSREAENSVTNSDNYSDNWTFLLLFCDSRFLEQLHAQTQRIQRCLEGGKPTPGKNKDEWMNKLQLKKYFRSIRNFLEEKGLDGCTQQFLRHEIQMVFTYMDRLTEGMKI